A stretch of the Desulfobacter sp. genome encodes the following:
- the ispD gene encoding 2-C-methyl-D-erythritol 4-phosphate cytidylyltransferase translates to MTKASHIDGVRRVAVIVAGGRGVRMASDQKKQYLVLDGIPVLVRTLMAFDAHPRVDDIILVVPGTDMGFCQKELMASFEPLTPLYWAKGGQTRQESVENGLAVAANFCSNHGKTLVLVHDGVRPFVSAALVDACLDKARETGACIPGLEISDTVKKVADNDQIKTTLDRDSLFRAQTPQVFRLDLILAGFDNARKTRFQGTDEASILEHANIPVHVVKGDRFNFKLTCPEDLVMARFLLRR, encoded by the coding sequence ATGACCAAGGCATCACATATAGATGGGGTCAGGCGCGTTGCCGTGATCGTGGCCGGAGGCCGGGGGGTGCGTATGGCCTCGGACCAGAAAAAACAATACCTGGTTCTGGACGGTATCCCGGTTCTGGTGAGAACCCTGATGGCCTTTGATGCCCATCCCCGGGTGGATGATATTATTCTGGTGGTCCCTGGAACAGATATGGGATTCTGTCAAAAGGAATTGATGGCTTCTTTTGAGCCTTTAACTCCCCTATACTGGGCAAAGGGGGGGCAGACCCGCCAGGAATCCGTAGAAAACGGGCTGGCCGTTGCAGCCAATTTTTGTTCTAATCATGGAAAGACGCTTGTCCTTGTCCATGACGGGGTAAGGCCTTTTGTCAGTGCCGCCCTTGTGGATGCCTGTCTTGACAAAGCAAGAGAAACCGGGGCCTGTATCCCAGGGCTTGAGATTTCTGATACGGTTAAAAAGGTGGCTGATAATGATCAGATTAAAACGACCCTTGATCGGGATTCTCTGTTCAGGGCCCAGACCCCTCAGGTTTTTCGTCTGGATTTGATTCTGGCCGGATTTGACAATGCCCGAAAAACCCGGTTTCAGGGAACCGATGAGGCCTCTATTCTTGAACATGCCAATATTCCGGTGCATGTGGTAAAAGGAGATCGGTTTAATTTCAAACTGACCTGTCCTGAGGATTTGGTCATGGCCAGGTTTTTGCTCAGGCGTTAA
- a CDS encoding acyl-CoA thioesterase, whose product MKQRIQAFGDRSGTLTIDRIKWHKTRVIVQVSDTDYGGGVYHGKYFALYNQARDQFMADLGFPYLSLMTQDMNLSVAELHTRFLKPLMYGETPVIHTRVSWLRTKSLGIVQQMFTMESCAPLLKNQVEMNLVCTNARSEPVALPNKLKSIFMNYYGR is encoded by the coding sequence ATGAAACAAAGGATTCAAGCGTTCGGTGATCGATCAGGCACCCTGACCATTGACAGGATCAAATGGCACAAGACCCGGGTAATTGTCCAGGTATCGGATACGGATTACGGCGGCGGGGTTTACCACGGCAAATATTTTGCCCTGTATAACCAGGCAAGGGACCAGTTTATGGCGGATCTTGGATTTCCGTATTTATCCTTGATGACCCAGGACATGAACCTTTCGGTTGCCGAACTTCATACCCGGTTTTTAAAACCGCTGATGTACGGCGAAACACCCGTTATTCATACCCGGGTATCATGGCTCAGGACCAAAAGTCTGGGCATTGTCCAGCAGATGTTTACCATGGAAAGCTGCGCCCCCCTGCTTAAAAACCAGGTTGAAATGAACCTGGTCTGTACAAATGCCAGATCAGAACCCGTGGCCCTTCCCAACAAATTAAAATCAATTTTTATGAATTATTACGGGCGTTGA
- a CDS encoding serine protein kinase PrkA has product MAKLSDPKSLIYHVDAVKKGKRVFEDAFQGVSRMILDAGIRKVTVKGKTTYQFDLFSQGKKHLVGMYDEINAFVSFVKDASEGGSSREMAFVLVGEPGNGKTFLVEYLCARYREFLSIPGNRKFTFKFKNLDKIGGYGKIQAIESQTYEDPMVLAMSFRETKEASMSYLSKRFKFKDKDIENLYDKYRPLGACSAYIWNQIREYADNDPVKMMEFIEIAPVPLIESLGTITGKYPAKDKITSSAVDLMGEESIQRLLHIADTNNPYRFDLRRGALARVAGGGIHFSDEIYKNKKDLVQVYLGVIQNRMIELDGFKWPIDTLIVATSNNSEFNTFLSEREEAPIVDRCRICYVAHNTDYKIQKTLTEYAIGTDVKRSLDHEILHQDPNLNYAASVAAVLTRLPRSDKLTPVETMKLAAGEVAGEKSLKTLAELIDLLNQDTEITKRFGQKGLGQRNLGRAVQLLLESSETNEGKCMFALDIFRALERIVLDYVQEPADRAKFKEDLKIAKGLYRERILTEMFNAYMDEPLAIKKDVLNYVNMIIGVDAEHLGPDMMWKYKDPQTGELRALKIDERYIKNVEERLGLKTEEQRASFRNSIRKIYGQKLSVDANYDFMDNLELVKAITDVRLKSDIAGAGSLIGALANRTNEENQKLYDRMIYTMAEKLGYCHTCAQKTIEYFCSQEDDK; this is encoded by the coding sequence ATGGCCAAACTATCAGATCCTAAATCTTTAATTTACCATGTAGATGCAGTGAAAAAAGGCAAACGGGTGTTTGAGGATGCCTTCCAGGGCGTGTCAAGGATGATTCTGGATGCCGGTATCCGCAAGGTCACGGTTAAAGGAAAAACCACCTATCAATTTGATCTGTTCAGTCAGGGGAAAAAGCATCTGGTGGGGATGTACGATGAAATCAACGCATTTGTCTCCTTTGTTAAAGACGCCTCAGAAGGGGGGTCTTCAAGGGAGATGGCCTTTGTGCTGGTGGGTGAGCCGGGCAACGGTAAAACCTTTCTTGTGGAATACCTCTGTGCAAGGTACAGAGAATTTTTGTCAATCCCCGGGAATCGTAAATTTACCTTTAAATTCAAAAATTTGGATAAAATTGGCGGGTATGGTAAAATCCAGGCCATTGAATCTCAGACCTATGAAGATCCCATGGTTCTTGCCATGAGTTTCAGGGAAACCAAAGAGGCATCCATGTCCTATTTGTCCAAACGGTTTAAATTCAAGGACAAGGACATTGAAAATCTTTACGATAAATACCGGCCTTTAGGTGCCTGCTCCGCTTATATCTGGAACCAGATCCGGGAATATGCAGACAATGACCCTGTAAAAATGATGGAATTTATCGAAATCGCCCCGGTGCCCCTGATCGAAAGTCTTGGCACTATCACGGGCAAGTATCCGGCCAAGGACAAGATCACCTCTTCGGCCGTGGATCTCATGGGAGAAGAATCCATCCAGCGTCTGCTTCACATCGCAGATACCAACAATCCCTACCGGTTTGACCTTCGCCGGGGGGCATTGGCCCGTGTGGCCGGAGGAGGGATTCATTTTTCCGATGAAATTTATAAAAATAAAAAAGATCTGGTCCAGGTTTATCTCGGGGTCATCCAGAATCGGATGATTGAACTGGACGGTTTTAAATGGCCCATTGACACCCTGATCGTTGCCACATCCAATAATTCAGAGTTCAACACCTTTTTGTCCGAACGCGAAGAGGCCCCCATCGTAGACCGGTGCCGGATCTGCTATGTGGCACATAACACGGATTATAAGATTCAAAAAACCCTTACCGAATACGCCATCGGTACCGATGTCAAACGCTCTTTAGACCATGAAATCCTGCACCAGGATCCTAATCTAAACTATGCCGCCTCTGTTGCTGCGGTCCTGACACGCCTGCCAAGATCAGATAAACTCACCCCGGTTGAGACCATGAAATTGGCGGCAGGCGAGGTGGCAGGGGAAAAGAGTCTTAAAACCCTGGCCGAACTTATTGATCTGCTCAACCAGGATACCGAGATTACCAAACGGTTCGGCCAGAAAGGGCTGGGCCAGCGTAACCTGGGTCGTGCTGTTCAACTCCTGCTGGAAAGCTCTGAAACTAACGAGGGCAAATGCATGTTTGCCCTGGATATTTTCAGGGCCCTTGAACGAATTGTGCTGGATTATGTCCAGGAACCTGCCGACCGGGCCAAGTTCAAAGAAGATTTGAAAATTGCAAAGGGCCTATACCGGGAACGGATTTTAACAGAGATGTTTAACGCCTATATGGATGAACCTCTGGCCATTAAAAAAGATGTGCTCAACTATGTGAATATGATCATTGGTGTGGATGCCGAACACCTGGGGCCGGACATGATGTGGAAGTACAAGGACCCCCAGACAGGAGAGCTTCGGGCCCTGAAAATAGACGAGCGGTATATTAAAAATGTGGAAGAGCGTCTCGGGCTTAAAACAGAGGAACAAAGGGCCTCTTTTAGAAATTCCATCCGTAAGATTTATGGTCAGAAACTTTCCGTGGATGCCAATTATGATTTCATGGACAATCTGGAACTGGTCAAGGCCATCACCGATGTCAGGCTTAAATCTGATATTGCCGGGGCAGGATCTCTGATCGGGGCCCTGGCTAACAGGACCAATGAAGAAAACCAAAAACTCTATGACCGAATGATTTACACCATGGCTGAAAAGCTGGGCTATTGCCACACCTGCGCCCAGAAAACCATTGAATATTTTTGCAGCCAGGAAGATGATAAATAA
- a CDS encoding DUF444 family protein codes for MVTLDELLERDRQREEDGFNRKIRIGRIVKPGVGGKEKIIVVPTTVEEKFVHDEVRFDPDTGEGEPSGGTGDGEEGDIIGEAPVRPEQDQEEGAGEGPGEGEGGEHEFESNAYELGKVLSEDFQLPNLQDKGKKRTLARYIYELTDKNKGVGQILDKKATLKQIVQTNIALGRIPDVSDIDPAGFIVSPQDLVYRILSREKDYESQALVFFLRDYSGSMGGKVTQTVVSQHVMLYSWLMYQYEKQVETRFVLHDTEAKEVSDFYKYYSYKVAGGTKVFSAFKLVNDIVQRESLDRDYNIYVFHGTDGDDWDKEGTQTVLLQKIFPGQRDRSGVKFTQHKKTDFRRILSALKFLPS; via the coding sequence ATGGTAACCCTTGATGAACTTCTTGAGCGTGACCGGCAAAGGGAAGAGGACGGTTTTAACCGTAAAATTCGCATCGGGCGGATTGTGAAACCCGGGGTCGGAGGCAAGGAAAAAATTATTGTGGTCCCCACCACGGTGGAAGAAAAGTTTGTCCATGATGAGGTTCGTTTTGATCCGGATACGGGCGAGGGGGAACCCTCGGGCGGAACCGGAGACGGGGAAGAGGGCGATATCATCGGTGAAGCGCCTGTACGGCCTGAACAGGACCAGGAAGAAGGTGCAGGAGAAGGCCCGGGTGAGGGGGAAGGCGGAGAACATGAGTTTGAATCCAACGCCTATGAATTGGGAAAGGTTTTATCAGAAGATTTTCAACTGCCCAACCTACAGGACAAGGGAAAAAAGCGGACCTTGGCCCGGTATATCTATGAATTGACAGACAAGAACAAAGGCGTGGGTCAGATTTTGGACAAAAAGGCCACGCTCAAACAGATTGTCCAGACCAATATTGCCCTGGGCAGAATCCCGGATGTTTCTGATATTGATCCCGCAGGGTTTATTGTCTCGCCCCAGGACCTGGTCTACAGAATTTTATCCAGGGAAAAGGATTATGAATCCCAGGCCCTTGTTTTTTTTCTAAGGGATTATTCAGGATCCATGGGCGGCAAAGTTACCCAAACCGTAGTTTCTCAGCATGTGATGCTCTATTCCTGGCTCATGTATCAATATGAAAAACAGGTGGAAACGCGGTTTGTGCTCCATGATACAGAAGCCAAGGAAGTCTCTGATTTTTACAAGTATTACTCGTATAAGGTGGCCGGCGGAACCAAGGTTTTTTCCGCTTTTAAACTGGTCAATGATATTGTGCAAAGAGAGAGCCTGGACAGGGATTATAATATCTATGTCTTTCACGGAACAGACGGAGATGACTGGGACAAGGAAGGAACCCAGACGGTTCTGTTGCAAAAAATATTTCCAGGACAAAGAGATCGTTCAGGCGTAAAATTTACGCAGCATAAGAAAACAGATTTTCGACGAATTCTTTCTGCTTTAAAATTTCTCCCTTCCTGA
- a CDS encoding IS6 family transposase, with translation MKNENPFKWRHYEKEIILLNVRWYLRYQLSYRNLEEMMQERSLSVDHSTIYRWVQRYAPEMEKRSRKYLRQSNDSYRIDETYIKVRGKMKYLYRAVDSRGNTIDFLLRSRRNMESAKRFFKKMLRASNSSRPRVLSVDGNPAYPPAVKALKEKKLLNKDCILRQNKYLNNIIEQDHRFIKKLVRAGMGFKTFHSAWRTLKGYEIMNMIRKGQVKNIRKGEILKQKEFVENLFSYAA, from the coding sequence ATGAAAAATGAAAACCCTTTCAAGTGGCGTCATTATGAAAAAGAAATCATCCTGTTGAATGTTCGCTGGTATCTGAGATATCAACTGAGTTACAGGAATCTGGAAGAGATGATGCAAGAACGGAGCTTGTCTGTGGATCACAGTACCATTTACCGATGGGTTCAGCGCTATGCTCCTGAAATGGAAAAGCGAAGCAGGAAGTATCTGCGGCAATCAAATGATTCTTACCGTATTGATGAAACATATATCAAGGTGCGGGGGAAAATGAAGTATCTTTACCGAGCGGTCGATTCCCGTGGAAATACCATCGATTTTCTTCTTCGCAGCAGACGTAATATGGAATCTGCCAAACGATTTTTTAAAAAGATGCTGCGAGCTTCCAATAGCTCCAGACCTCGGGTTCTGAGTGTTGACGGAAATCCTGCATATCCTCCGGCAGTAAAGGCTTTGAAAGAAAAAAAGCTTCTGAATAAGGACTGTATCCTAAGACAGAATAAATATCTGAACAATATTATTGAGCAAGACCACCGGTTTATCAAAAAGCTTGTCAGAGCTGGTATGGGGTTCAAGACATTTCATTCTGCCTGGCGGACGCTAAAAGGCTATGAAATTATGAACATGATCAGAAAAGGACAAGTTAAAAATATCAGGAAGGGAGAAATTTTAAAGCAGAAAGAATTCGTCGAAAATCTGTTTTCTTATGCTGCGTAA
- a CDS encoding epoxyqueuosine reductase QueH, with protein sequence MKLLLHACCGPCTIYPLEVLRQMDMDVMGYFYRHNIHPFTECLKREETLKEFAQDMDLKMIWQKRYELETFLRSVAFREKNRCRYCYHARLKAAALVAKKGKFDGFTTTLLYSKFQNHKAIIEIGQALGKEYGLKFFYHDFREGWKQGIETSKQRKMYRQQYCGCIYSEKDRFFKEEK encoded by the coding sequence TTGAAACTATTACTCCATGCCTGCTGCGGGCCCTGCACCATTTATCCCCTTGAGGTGTTAAGACAGATGGATATGGATGTCATGGGCTATTTTTACCGCCATAATATTCACCCCTTTACCGAATGTTTAAAAAGAGAAGAGACCCTTAAAGAATTTGCCCAGGACATGGACCTTAAAATGATCTGGCAAAAAAGATATGAACTTGAAACCTTTTTAAGATCTGTGGCGTTCAGGGAAAAAAACAGGTGCAGATATTGCTATCATGCAAGGCTTAAGGCTGCGGCCCTTGTGGCAAAAAAAGGAAAATTTGACGGGTTCACCACCACCCTGCTCTATAGTAAATTCCAGAACCATAAGGCGATTATCGAAATTGGGCAGGCCCTGGGAAAAGAATATGGATTAAAGTTTTTCTACCATGACTTCAGAGAGGGGTGGAAACAGGGGATTGAAACCTCAAAGCAGCGGAAAATGTACCGCCAGCAGTACTGCGGATGTATTTACAGCGAAAAAGACAGGTTCTTCAAAGAAGAAAAATAG
- a CDS encoding YggS family pyridoxal phosphate-dependent enzyme, with the protein MLIKTNIDQIYGKIAQAASTCGRDPKKITLIGVSKRKPVSLINQAIEAGHKDFGENYIQEAMGKIDILGKENLCWHFIGHLQSNKAKFAVKYFDLIHTVDKLKLAREISKQAAKINKVQNILLQINIADEKTKSGADQAQVIELAEQISQLDHVCVQGLMCMPPFFDNPKKARGYFRAVKEISLKIEKLNLASVFMNHLSMGMSNDFPVAIEEGATMVRVGTAIFGGRD; encoded by the coding sequence ATGTTGATAAAAACAAATATCGATCAAATTTATGGAAAAATCGCCCAAGCCGCATCAACCTGTGGCAGGGATCCAAAAAAAATCACCCTGATCGGGGTGAGCAAACGAAAACCGGTATCCCTGATAAACCAGGCCATTGAGGCCGGGCACAAAGACTTTGGCGAAAACTATATCCAGGAGGCCATGGGAAAAATAGATATCCTGGGAAAAGAGAACCTTTGCTGGCATTTTATCGGTCATCTCCAGTCGAACAAGGCCAAATTTGCAGTTAAATATTTTGACCTGATTCACACGGTGGACAAGTTGAAACTGGCCAGGGAAATCAGCAAACAGGCCGCTAAAATCAATAAGGTACAGAATATCCTTCTTCAAATCAATATTGCCGATGAAAAGACCAAATCCGGGGCTGATCAAGCCCAGGTAATTGAGCTTGCAGAACAGATCAGCCAGCTTGACCATGTTTGTGTTCAAGGGCTGATGTGCATGCCTCCGTTTTTTGATAATCCAAAAAAGGCCAGGGGGTATTTCAGGGCCGTTAAAGAGATTAGCCTGAAAATTGAAAAATTAAATTTAGCATCCGTTTTCATGAATCATCTTTCAATGGGGATGAGCAATGATTTTCCAGTGGCCATTGAAGAAGGCGCCACCATGGTCCGGGTGGGCACGGCCATTTTCGGGGGCCGGGATTGA
- the maf gene encoding septum formation inhibitor Maf: protein MTPINCEKIILASGSPRRHELLTQAGICFETLVADIDEASVPYKNDPGAYVQILSGQKAEHSACQDPEAWTLGADTIVMADNTILGKPCDHDHAVSMLTSLSGRAHSVFTGMTLVCPAKSMARSLTVDTRVWFKSLSQKEIFWYASTDEPYDKAGGYGIQGIGAFMVQKIQGSYSNVVGLPVCELIEILTELQVIQF, encoded by the coding sequence ATGACTCCCATTAACTGTGAAAAAATCATTCTGGCATCCGGGTCCCCCCGGCGGCATGAACTGCTCACCCAGGCAGGCATTTGCTTTGAGACCCTGGTGGCAGATATTGATGAGGCAAGTGTCCCCTATAAAAATGATCCCGGGGCCTATGTCCAGATTCTGTCCGGACAAAAGGCTGAACACAGTGCCTGTCAAGACCCTGAAGCCTGGACATTGGGAGCCGACACCATTGTTATGGCTGACAATACCATTTTAGGCAAACCCTGTGACCATGACCATGCCGTTTCCATGCTCACCAGCCTGAGCGGCAGAGCCCATTCCGTATTCACAGGCATGACCCTTGTCTGTCCGGCCAAATCAATGGCCAGATCCCTGACCGTTGATACCCGGGTATGGTTTAAATCTTTGTCCCAAAAAGAAATCTTTTGGTATGCCTCCACGGATGAGCCCTATGATAAGGCCGGTGGATATGGAATTCAGGGGATCGGCGCCTTTATGGTTCAAAAAATCCAAGGCTCCTATTCCAATGTGGTCGGACTGCCGGTATGCGAGCTCATCGAGATCCTGACTGAGCTTCAGGTGATTCAATTTTAA
- a CDS encoding IS256 family transposase has protein sequence MTEENTEFDFQKALKGIQEGKPFTGKGGVLTSLIKNLAEAALEGELESHLGQEVSANRRNGKSKKTIKSLDGKFELKTPRDRAGTFSPQIVKKHQTTLSDEIERKIIALYGLGMSYNDMASHLQEIYGLEISNATLSTITDKIIHTVKEWQARPLENVYPIIWLDAIHYKVRENGKVGSKAVYTILGVNIEGRKEVLGLYISENEGANFWLQVLTDLSNRGVKDILIACVDGLKGFPEAIETIFPDTEVQLCVVHQIRNSLKYVGSKNKKEFMADLKRVYKAVNKDLAEEELDILENKWNDKYPIVIKSWRNNWERLSHFFKYPEEIRRIIYTTNTIEAVHRQFRKLTKTKGSFPNQDSLLKLLYMGIQNASKKWTMPIQNWSLTISQLAIFFEGRLDKELGI, from the coding sequence ATGACCGAAGAAAACACCGAATTTGATTTTCAAAAAGCCCTTAAAGGCATCCAGGAAGGTAAACCCTTCACAGGTAAGGGCGGCGTCCTTACATCATTAATCAAAAATCTTGCTGAAGCTGCTCTTGAAGGAGAGTTGGAGTCCCATCTCGGGCAGGAAGTTTCTGCCAACCGCCGTAATGGAAAAAGCAAAAAGACCATTAAATCCCTGGATGGTAAATTTGAGCTAAAAACCCCGCGTGACAGGGCCGGAACCTTCTCTCCACAGATCGTCAAAAAACATCAGACAACGCTCAGCGATGAAATTGAAAGAAAGATAATAGCCCTTTACGGCCTGGGCATGAGTTATAATGATATGGCTTCCCATTTACAGGAAATCTATGGACTTGAGATTTCAAATGCCACTCTGAGCACCATTACCGATAAAATCATCCATACCGTCAAAGAATGGCAGGCCAGGCCGTTGGAAAATGTGTACCCAATCATATGGCTTGATGCCATACATTATAAAGTACGAGAAAACGGAAAGGTCGGCAGCAAAGCCGTTTACACAATTCTTGGGGTGAATATCGAGGGCCGCAAAGAGGTTCTTGGGCTGTACATATCCGAGAATGAGGGTGCGAACTTCTGGCTGCAGGTGTTAACAGACCTTTCAAACCGAGGGGTAAAAGATATCCTGATTGCCTGTGTTGATGGTCTAAAAGGTTTTCCCGAGGCCATTGAGACCATATTCCCGGACACAGAAGTTCAACTCTGCGTAGTCCACCAGATCCGAAATTCATTGAAATACGTTGGTTCCAAAAATAAAAAGGAATTTATGGCAGATCTAAAACGTGTTTATAAAGCGGTCAATAAGGATCTGGCCGAAGAAGAACTGGATATCTTGGAAAATAAATGGAATGACAAATACCCGATTGTGATAAAATCCTGGCGGAACAACTGGGAACGCCTCAGTCATTTCTTTAAATATCCAGAAGAGATTCGACGGATAATATACACCACAAATACCATTGAGGCTGTGCATCGACAGTTTCGAAAACTGACCAAAACAAAGGGATCATTCCCGAACCAGGACAGCCTGTTAAAGCTGCTTTACATGGGGATCCAGAACGCCAGTAAAAAATGGACAATGCCGATTCAAAATTGGTCACTGACAATTTCCCAGTTGGCAATTTTCTTTGAAGGCCGGCTGGATAAAGAGCTGGGAATTTGA
- a CDS encoding acyl-CoA dehydrogenase, protein MAQEVADKRDQEFVLHEMLNVESFSEYEQYEDFDKKTVDMILKEARNLVTKEIVPTRALGDVDNGHPEGCIHENGAVKVPRSYHKPYELFCEGEWLAMSDDPEWGGQGMPHCVSIAPSEMFSGGNIAFMMYPGLTHGAAKIVETFGTPEQKKTYLKKLFSGEWGGTMCLTEPEAGTDVGNLSTTAKDNGDGTYTITGNKIFISGGDSDMVSNILHPVLARIEGAPAGTKGISLFAVPKYKINEDGTPGESNDVTITGIEEKMGLHGNCTCSISFGSKGNCVGTLLGEENKGMKAMFVMMNEARFGVGLQGYALASASYMNAVNYAKDRVQGVNLMDMFNENPKPVTIINHPDVRRQLLFMKTYVDGMRSFLYYSSRLFDLEHLAETQEEKDKHKGILEIVIPILKSYCTDKGHEVCTQGIQVFGGYGFIKEYPQEQLLRDCKITSIYEGTNGVQAMDLLGRKLGMKKGKPFMDFLGEMNATIADARATEGMAEMAQTVEMAVNKLGEVAMHMGMTAMSEKVMDAFGSATPFCEVCGDVVMAWMHLWRATTATKAMAGKVKKKDMAFYQGQVITAKYFMEQLLPNAMGKMDSVKNTSTAIMEMPLDAFIG, encoded by the coding sequence ATGGCACAGGAAGTAGCAGATAAGAGAGATCAGGAATTTGTTTTACATGAAATGTTAAATGTTGAAAGTTTTTCAGAGTATGAGCAGTATGAAGATTTTGACAAAAAAACGGTTGATATGATTCTCAAGGAAGCCAGAAACCTTGTGACAAAAGAGATTGTACCCACAAGAGCCCTTGGTGATGTTGATAATGGTCATCCGGAAGGATGTATCCATGAAAATGGTGCGGTTAAGGTTCCCAGATCATACCACAAGCCTTACGAACTCTTCTGTGAAGGTGAATGGCTTGCAATGAGTGATGATCCTGAATGGGGTGGCCAGGGAATGCCCCATTGTGTTTCCATAGCGCCTTCTGAAATGTTCTCCGGCGGAAATATCGCTTTTATGATGTACCCAGGGTTGACCCACGGTGCTGCAAAAATCGTTGAAACATTTGGAACTCCCGAACAAAAGAAGACCTATCTTAAGAAATTATTTTCAGGTGAGTGGGGCGGAACCATGTGCCTGACAGAACCCGAAGCCGGTACCGATGTCGGTAACCTGTCCACAACAGCAAAAGATAATGGAGACGGGACATACACCATTACGGGTAACAAGATTTTTATCTCCGGTGGTGACTCTGATATGGTCAGCAACATTCTTCACCCGGTTCTTGCAAGAATTGAAGGGGCGCCTGCCGGAACAAAAGGCATCTCTTTATTTGCCGTACCAAAATACAAAATAAATGAGGATGGAACACCCGGAGAGTCCAATGATGTAACCATTACCGGTATTGAAGAGAAAATGGGTCTTCACGGTAATTGTACCTGTTCCATATCCTTTGGATCAAAGGGCAATTGTGTGGGTACGCTTCTTGGGGAAGAGAACAAAGGTATGAAGGCCATGTTCGTTATGATGAACGAAGCAAGGTTTGGCGTTGGTCTTCAGGGATATGCCCTTGCCTCAGCCTCATACATGAACGCTGTAAACTATGCAAAAGATAGGGTCCAGGGTGTTAACCTGATGGATATGTTCAACGAAAATCCCAAGCCTGTCACCATTATCAACCATCCGGATGTCCGCCGTCAGCTTCTTTTTATGAAAACCTATGTTGATGGTATGAGATCATTTCTTTACTATTCATCAAGACTTTTTGACCTTGAGCATCTGGCGGAGACACAAGAAGAGAAAGATAAGCACAAAGGCATTCTTGAGATCGTTATCCCCATCCTTAAATCCTATTGTACTGACAAAGGTCATGAAGTTTGTACACAAGGTATCCAGGTGTTTGGCGGATACGGATTCATCAAGGAATATCCCCAGGAGCAGCTGCTAAGAGATTGTAAAATCACATCTATCTACGAAGGAACAAACGGTGTCCAGGCAATGGACCTGCTCGGCAGAAAACTTGGAATGAAAAAAGGTAAGCCTTTCATGGATTTTCTTGGTGAAATGAATGCCACCATCGCCGATGCACGAGCAACTGAAGGTATGGCTGAAATGGCTCAAACAGTTGAAATGGCTGTTAACAAGCTGGGTGAAGTTGCAATGCACATGGGCATGACAGCCATGAGTGAAAAGGTAATGGATGCCTTTGGCTCTGCAACACCATTTTGCGAAGTTTGCGGTGATGTTGTTATGGCATGGATGCACCTGTGGAGAGCCACGACTGCAACAAAAGCCATGGCAGGAAAAGTTAAGAAAAAAGATATGGCTTTCTACCAAGGCCAGGTGATTACAGCTAAATATTTCATGGAACAGCTTCTTCCAAATGCAATGGGTAAAATGGATTCAGTTAAGAACACCTCAACGGCAATCATGGAAATGCCCCTTGACGCATTTATCGGATAG
- a CDS encoding TetR/AcrR family transcriptional regulator has protein sequence MNLLSRKEREKKRKRKEILAAALSVFAQKGYHGATMAKISQVSEYPLGSIYKFFQGKEQIYHEMVMETGIAFGDILLDIIKKNEGSPKDQIRKCFNEFLNYGIERREYFLIYNSQRSSIDAVLVPNINESINKLHNKMNELLADIFKEGIKIGEFKDHPPLEMANVFSSVVFSTIWLIMGDPENYGQKRLDTIFSIFMEGVYA, from the coding sequence ATGAACCTTCTATCTCGGAAAGAGAGAGAAAAAAAACGCAAACGTAAGGAGATTTTAGCTGCGGCTTTATCTGTATTCGCTCAAAAAGGATATCACGGTGCAACTATGGCTAAGATTAGTCAGGTTTCAGAGTATCCTTTGGGTAGCATATATAAATTTTTCCAGGGCAAAGAGCAGATCTACCATGAGATGGTCATGGAAACGGGCATTGCTTTTGGAGATATCTTGCTCGATATCATTAAAAAAAATGAGGGGTCTCCAAAAGATCAGATTAGAAAGTGTTTCAATGAATTTTTAAATTATGGAATTGAAAGAAGAGAGTATTTTTTAATTTACAACTCCCAGAGAAGCTCAATAGATGCCGTCCTTGTCCCGAATATCAATGAAAGTATCAACAAACTTCATAACAAAATGAATGAACTTTTAGCCGATATTTTTAAAGAGGGGATCAAGATAGGAGAGTTTAAAGATCATCCTCCCCTTGAGATGGCAAATGTGTTTAGCAGTGTGGTTTTTTCAACAATATGGCTGATTATGGGCGATCCTGAGAACTATGGACAAAAGAGGCTTGATACTATTTTTTCTATATTTATGGAAGGGGTTTATGCATAG